In a genomic window of Croceibacterium sp. TMG7-5b_MA50:
- a CDS encoding FAD-dependent oxidoreductase, protein MTTTCDIAVIGAGMAGASIAAEIARLAGSDASVLLLEAERQPGYHTTGRSAAFWEECYGGPEIVPLTLASGVYLREHNFLTPRGALYVARDGDAAVAAFIDRFAGTGVQIEVLDRAGVAPMIPGLRAGWGLAIHQPSCADIDVAGLHAHYLALARQGGVILRPNSRIAALERAGAGWRLQAEDGTEISAGVVVNAAGAWADDVAALAGARPLGIGPLRRTVAQLRTDPPAPATLPLVLDLAGQFYFKPENGRLWLSPHDETPSPPCDAAPEELDVALAIDRLGEVVDWRVEAVERRWAGLRSFAPDRRPVYGWDADVPGLFWFAGQGGFGIQTAPAAARLGAQLLLGQARDAMTEALDASLYAATRFA, encoded by the coding sequence ATGACGACGACCTGCGACATCGCGGTGATCGGCGCGGGCATGGCGGGCGCCAGCATCGCGGCGGAGATCGCTCGCCTCGCCGGCAGCGATGCCAGCGTGCTGCTGCTGGAGGCCGAGCGGCAGCCGGGATACCATACGACCGGTCGCTCGGCCGCGTTCTGGGAGGAATGCTATGGCGGGCCGGAGATCGTGCCGCTGACGCTCGCGTCCGGAGTGTACCTGCGTGAGCATAACTTCCTGACGCCGCGCGGTGCGCTGTATGTGGCGCGCGACGGGGATGCGGCGGTCGCCGCCTTTATCGACCGTTTCGCCGGGACGGGCGTGCAGATCGAGGTGCTGGATCGGGCCGGAGTCGCGCCGATGATCCCGGGCCTGCGCGCGGGCTGGGGGCTGGCGATTCACCAGCCGTCCTGCGCCGACATCGACGTTGCCGGGCTGCACGCGCATTACCTGGCCCTGGCGCGGCAGGGCGGCGTCATCCTGCGGCCGAACAGCCGCATCGCCGCGCTGGAGCGGGCGGGTGCGGGCTGGCGGTTGCAGGCGGAGGACGGGACGGAGATCAGCGCCGGCGTGGTGGTCAATGCCGCCGGGGCCTGGGCCGACGATGTGGCGGCACTCGCCGGGGCGCGGCCGCTCGGCATCGGGCCGCTCAGGCGTACGGTGGCGCAATTGCGCACCGATCCGCCGGCGCCCGCCACCCTGCCGCTGGTGCTGGACCTCGCCGGACAGTTCTACTTCAAGCCCGAAAATGGCCGCCTGTGGCTGAGCCCGCATGACGAGACGCCGAGCCCACCCTGTGATGCCGCGCCAGAGGAGCTGGACGTGGCGCTTGCCATCGACCGGCTGGGCGAGGTGGTCGACTGGCGGGTAGAGGCGGTGGAGCGCCGTTGGGCGGGCTTGCGCAGCTTCGCGCCCGATCGGCGGCCGGTCTATGGCTGGGACGCGGACGTGCCCGGATTGTTCTGGTTCGCGGGGCAGGGCGGCTTCGGCATCCAGACGGCCCCGGCGGCGGCCCGGCTGGGGGCGCAGCTCCTGCTTGGACAAGCGCGCGACGCCATGACCGAGGCGCTGGACGCGTCGCTGTATGCGGCGACGCGGTTCGCATGA
- the cpaB gene encoding Flp pilus assembly protein CpaB: MDRKKLALLGGAVVVAMATALAARSMFAGAATPQAVAVEAPQPTGPRVLVARRALPVGTIISADAVSFQPWPSELVQDAYFTEGDAPIDKLLGTVVRHPVTAGEPVTQGSLVKPGDRGFLAAALGPGMRAVTVDVSARTGVAGFVFPGDRVDIILTQSVSGEGQPLRATETIMRNVRVLATDQSTASTTEDGKTVVQTFRTATLEVTPRMAEKIAVAETIGTLSLSLRSIADSQGELDQALASGEIELPAGATPEQEERLLRAAATRPQDARGSFVTGGDVSRFQRSSMPRTESSGESPQSGAPAAAPVRAGPVVRVTRGQTATLVQVPK, encoded by the coding sequence ATGGACAGGAAGAAGCTGGCATTGCTGGGCGGGGCCGTGGTGGTGGCGATGGCCACCGCCCTCGCCGCCCGCTCCATGTTCGCCGGTGCCGCCACGCCGCAGGCCGTTGCGGTCGAAGCGCCGCAGCCCACCGGCCCGCGCGTGCTGGTCGCCCGCCGCGCACTGCCCGTCGGCACGATCATCTCCGCCGATGCCGTCAGCTTCCAGCCCTGGCCATCGGAACTGGTGCAGGACGCATACTTCACCGAAGGCGACGCGCCGATCGACAAGCTGCTCGGCACCGTGGTCCGCCATCCCGTCACCGCGGGGGAGCCGGTGACGCAAGGGTCGCTGGTGAAGCCGGGCGACCGCGGCTTCCTCGCCGCCGCGCTTGGCCCCGGCATGCGCGCGGTGACGGTGGACGTGTCCGCCCGCACCGGCGTCGCCGGCTTCGTCTTCCCGGGCGACCGGGTCGACATCATCCTGACGCAGTCGGTCAGCGGCGAAGGCCAGCCGCTCCGCGCGACGGAGACGATCATGCGCAATGTCCGCGTGCTCGCGACCGACCAGTCCACCGCCAGCACCACCGAAGACGGCAAGACGGTCGTGCAGACCTTCCGCACCGCCACGCTGGAGGTGACGCCGCGCATGGCCGAGAAGATCGCGGTGGCGGAGACGATCGGCACGCTCAGCCTCTCGCTGCGCTCCATCGCCGACAGCCAGGGCGAACTCGACCAGGCGCTCGCCTCGGGCGAGATCGAGCTGCCCGCCGGCGCGACGCCGGAGCAGGAGGAACGGCTGCTGCGCGCCGCCGCCACCCGGCCGCAGGACGCGCGCGGCTCCTTCGTGACCGGTGGCGACGTGTCGCGGTTCCAGCGCAGTTCCATGCCGCGCACCGAAAGCAGCGGCGAGAGCCCGCAATCCGGCGCCCCCGCCGCGGCGCCCGTGCGCGCCGGACCGGTCGTGCGCGTCACGCGCGGGCAGACCGCCACACTGGTGCAGGTGCCCAAGTGA
- a CDS encoding alpha/beta hydrolase codes for MVTEALGRHIPAGARESQWRAADGHLIRQIAWTPPAGTPRGSLLFLVGRGDAYEKYLPELEHWRQAGWQVGAAEWRGQGGSGRLGRDDTTGHVDDFALWLDDLAAFWRDWTARHAGPHVLLGHSMGGHLVLRAAAETMLRPAPAALVLSAPMLDIGPDALPGLAKRAIAATMVRLGDPRRPAWKASERPGDSAKLRQALLTHDDGRYADEFHWRQQRPELAMGPASWGWLAGAIRSNARLQSPGLLERLMLPVCIIATQADRLVSPRAIRRTADRLPHAEVTWFGAQARHEILREVPGVRRRALGAIDSFLARVVPA; via the coding sequence ATGGTAACCGAGGCACTCGGTCGCCACATTCCGGCAGGCGCGCGCGAGAGCCAGTGGCGTGCCGCCGACGGGCACCTGATCCGGCAGATCGCGTGGACGCCGCCCGCAGGCACCCCGCGTGGATCGCTGCTGTTCCTGGTCGGGCGGGGCGACGCCTACGAGAAATACCTGCCCGAACTGGAGCATTGGCGGCAGGCCGGCTGGCAGGTCGGCGCCGCCGAATGGCGCGGGCAGGGCGGGTCCGGGCGGCTGGGCCGTGACGACACGACCGGTCACGTCGATGATTTCGCGCTGTGGCTGGACGATCTCGCCGCGTTCTGGCGGGACTGGACCGCACGCCATGCGGGTCCGCATGTTCTGCTGGGCCACTCCATGGGCGGGCATCTGGTGCTGCGCGCCGCGGCGGAAACAATGCTGAGGCCCGCACCCGCCGCGCTGGTGCTGAGTGCGCCGATGCTCGACATCGGGCCGGACGCGTTGCCGGGCCTCGCCAAGCGCGCAATAGCGGCCACCATGGTGCGGCTGGGCGATCCGCGCCGTCCGGCCTGGAAGGCGAGCGAGCGGCCGGGTGACAGCGCGAAGCTGCGCCAGGCGCTGCTGACGCATGACGATGGCCGCTACGCCGACGAGTTCCACTGGCGCCAGCAGCGGCCCGAGCTGGCGATGGGCCCGGCGAGCTGGGGCTGGCTGGCGGGCGCGATCCGTTCCAACGCGCGGCTGCAATCGCCGGGCCTGCTGGAGCGGCTGATGCTGCCGGTGTGCATCATCGCCACGCAGGCGGACCGGCTGGTCAGCCCGCGCGCGATCCGCCGTACCGCCGATCGCCTGCCACACGCCGAGGTGACGTGGTTCGGGGCCCAGGCGCGGCACGAGATCCTGCGCGAGGTGCCGGGCGTGCGCCGCCGCGCGCTGGGCGCGATTGATAGCTTCCTGGCCCGGGTGGTGCCGGCATGA
- the ggt gene encoding gamma-glutamyltransferase encodes MTSTALHRIAAALALASLPLSAIAQDAATQAPPAAAATRGSGGDIVAYGQIHGPVIGRDGMVSSQSAPATLVGTEILRQGGNAVDAAIAVGLAEAVTLPRAGNLGGGGYMVVHMAATADRPASTIAINYYGILPQAITPETMLGSNGRPDQSKVMSFLGTTVPGTVAGLWEAHQRYGSMPWAKLVEPAIRLARDGVKLTDGEAEATAGRAAMLGRDPGARAAYLKADGTPYQPGELFRQPDLAWSLQQIAEGGRDAFYKGALAERMIAGIQAGGGIMTMQDLASYTAAVTEPVWSSYRGLPIAYMAPTSSGVTLAQAMNILERFPLREYGWGSVNALHLISEAMKIAASDRRLVGGEPQWTTPWRGLASKEYAAERAQLIRMDASLTAATLPDGNPYPHESADTTHFSVADKFGNAVANTYTLTASYGAHVVPPGTGILLNNSGGNFAWGSSDPARQATWPAPGKRAGSTITPLIVFRDDKPWLVTGTPGGGYIIATMAQILVNAIDFDLNIAEAAERPRINQGGGDAPLELEGGYSPDIIPLLEARGHTVRQSNTMGSTQSIMIEGDRFLGAADTRRPDALAAGVR; translated from the coding sequence ATGACCAGCACTGCCCTTCACCGGATCGCCGCGGCGCTCGCTTTGGCTTCCCTGCCGCTATCGGCCATCGCGCAGGACGCGGCCACGCAGGCGCCGCCCGCCGCGGCGGCGACGCGTGGCAGCGGCGGCGACATCGTCGCCTACGGCCAGATCCACGGCCCAGTGATCGGGCGCGACGGCATGGTTTCCAGCCAGAGTGCGCCCGCCACTCTGGTGGGGACGGAGATCCTGCGCCAGGGCGGCAACGCCGTGGATGCGGCCATTGCCGTCGGCCTGGCGGAGGCCGTGACCCTGCCGCGCGCGGGCAATCTGGGTGGCGGCGGCTACATGGTGGTGCACATGGCCGCCACGGCGGATCGTCCGGCGTCAACGATCGCGATCAACTATTACGGCATCCTCCCGCAGGCGATCACGCCCGAAACCATGCTGGGCAGCAATGGCCGGCCCGACCAGTCCAAGGTCATGTCGTTCCTCGGCACCACGGTCCCCGGCACCGTCGCCGGCCTGTGGGAGGCGCATCAGCGATACGGCAGCATGCCGTGGGCGAAGCTGGTGGAACCTGCCATCCGCCTGGCGCGTGACGGCGTGAAGCTGACCGATGGGGAGGCGGAAGCGACCGCCGGCCGCGCCGCGATGCTCGGCCGCGATCCGGGCGCGCGTGCCGCCTACCTGAAAGCCGATGGCACCCCCTACCAGCCGGGCGAACTGTTCCGCCAGCCGGACCTCGCCTGGAGCCTGCAGCAGATCGCGGAGGGTGGGCGCGACGCGTTCTACAAGGGCGCGCTGGCGGAACGGATGATCGCCGGCATCCAGGCGGGCGGCGGCATCATGACGATGCAGGACCTCGCCAGCTACACCGCCGCCGTCACCGAACCCGTCTGGTCCAGCTATCGCGGGCTGCCGATCGCCTACATGGCCCCGACTTCCAGCGGGGTCACGCTGGCGCAGGCGATGAACATCCTGGAACGCTTCCCCTTGCGCGAATATGGCTGGGGCAGCGTCAATGCGCTGCACCTGATTTCCGAAGCGATGAAGATCGCGGCGTCCGATCGCCGGCTGGTCGGCGGGGAACCGCAATGGACGACGCCGTGGCGCGGCCTTGCCAGCAAGGAATATGCGGCGGAACGCGCGCAGCTGATCCGCATGGATGCCTCGCTGACGGCGGCCACCCTGCCCGACGGGAACCCGTATCCGCACGAAAGCGCCGATACGACGCACTTCTCGGTCGCCGACAAATTCGGCAACGCGGTCGCGAACACCTACACGCTGACTGCATCTTATGGCGCGCATGTGGTGCCGCCGGGCACCGGCATCCTGCTCAACAATTCAGGCGGCAACTTCGCCTGGGGCAGCAGCGACCCGGCGCGACAGGCGACCTGGCCCGCCCCCGGCAAGCGCGCGGGTTCGACGATCACCCCGCTGATCGTGTTCCGCGACGACAAGCCGTGGCTGGTCACCGGCACGCCGGGCGGGGGCTACATCATCGCCACCATGGCGCAGATCCTGGTCAATGCGATCGACTTCGACCTGAACATCGCGGAGGCGGCGGAACGGCCGCGCATCAACCAGGGCGGTGGCGACGCCCCGCTGGAACTGGAGGGTGGTTACTCGCCCGACATCATTCCTTTGCTGGAGGCACGCGGCCACACGGTGCGGCAGTCGAACACCATGGGCAGCACGCAATCGATCATGATCGAAGGCGACCGCTTCCTGGGCGCTGCCGATACCCGGCGGCCCGACGCACTCGCCGCCGGGGTACGCTGA
- a CDS encoding prepilin peptidase encodes MTDPSPATYGLLALLAIALLLAAVGDWRHRLIRNRLNAAIACSAPLFWLASGLPLWPGVAAQLALAAAVLAVCAGLFAIRVLGGGDVKLLAALALWVRPHAFPDLLLVMALTGGLLAAALLLTHRRSGTGTSVPYGIAIAVAGLWVLPALSA; translated from the coding sequence GTGACTGACCCATCGCCCGCGACCTATGGCCTGCTGGCCCTGTTGGCAATCGCCCTGCTGCTGGCGGCGGTGGGCGACTGGCGCCACCGGCTGATCCGCAACCGCCTGAACGCCGCGATCGCCTGCAGCGCTCCGCTGTTCTGGCTGGCGAGCGGTCTGCCCTTGTGGCCGGGCGTGGCAGCGCAGCTCGCCCTGGCCGCCGCCGTGCTGGCGGTCTGCGCCGGCCTGTTCGCCATCCGCGTGCTAGGCGGCGGCGATGTGAAGCTGCTGGCGGCGCTGGCCCTATGGGTGCGCCCCCACGCTTTCCCCGATCTGCTGCTGGTGATGGCGCTGACCGGCGGCCTGCTGGCGGCGGCGCTGCTGCTGACGCATCGCCGGTCCGGAACCGGCACCAGCGTCCCCTACGGCATCGCTATCGCCGTCGCCGGCCTGTGGGTGCTGCCCGCTCTCTCCGCATGA